Part of the Catalinimonas alkaloidigena genome is shown below.
AGCAGAGCCTACAAGAAACGGGTATCAAAATTCTACCATGCTCCTCAGCTTAAGCAGGCTATTGACGCTTCGCTAAATTTCTGGCTGGCACATAATTTTATCTGCGACAACTGGTGGTGGAACCAGATAGGAACCCCTAACCTCCTGCTCAGCACCCTACTCATCATGGATGAAGCATTATCTGATGCACAAAAGACGAAAGCGGCACCTATTGTAGGCAGAGCCAATCTTAATGCCTGGGGTGCCAGACCCGGAGGAGACCTGATTAAAATCGCCGGTATACTGGGAAAGTACGCGCTTTTTGTGAGAGACAGTGATACATTAGAAGAGGTGGTCAAGACGATGGCCAGTGAAATTGCCTATGCCAAAGAGCGAAATACCCCCGAGGATATGAGAGGTTTACAGACCGACCTGAGCTTTCACCATAGGCGCGACCGGGTAACGTCAACATTATCTTATGGAAGGGGCTATGCCGATGCTTTTGCAGAATGGGCCGCCAGAGTAGCAGGTACCAAATACAGTTTTCCTGAAGAGGCTATTCAGCTCCTGGTAGAGTTCTATCTGGACGGCATCAGCAAAACGATGGTGTATGGAAAATACCCCGACCCCGGAGCAAAAAACAGGAGTATTAGCCGGGCAGGAACGCTCCAAGCCTATGATGCTGAAACGCCCCTTATGCTATTACAAGCTACGGACTATAGAAAAGAAGCGTTAGAGCAAATCGCTAAAATCAGGGAAGGAGGAATTGCTCCTGACCTGACTTTCAACAAATTTTTTTGGCATACCGAATACCTCAGCCACCAGCGGCCAGAATATTTTACCTCAGTTCGCATGTTTTCTTCCCGCAACCACAGCATGGAGCAGCCTTACAATGGCGAGGGCCTAAAAAATCATCATTTGGGTGATGGCGCAAATTTCATCTCCCGAAGCGGTGAAGAATACCTTGATATCTTCCCAGTCTGGGACTGGCAGAAAATACCTGGCACAACAGTGGTACAAAAACCGGCCTTGCCTTCAAAAGATGAAATACAGAAGAAAGGGCTTAGCAGCTTTGTGGGAGCGGTCACTGATGGTAACTACGGTGCGGCAGGCTTTGACTTTAAAAGCCCACTTGATCCTTTAGAAGCAAAAAAAGCATGGTTCATGTTCGATAAAGAATATGTTTGTCTGGGAGCAGGTATTCGTTCCGACGCAAGTTATCCGGTAGCTACTACATTGAATCAGTCATACCTGAAGGAGGATGTAGTTGTGAAGAAAACGAAGGGTAAATCTACCTTGGAAAGGGGTGAGCATAAGTTAAAAAATGTACACTGGCTCTATCATGATAGCATTGCCTACATTTTTCCTGAAGCTACGGAAATACACCTTAGAAACCGCGTGACCAGCGGGAGTTGGTACAGTATTAATCATCAGGCAGATAGCCCCAAAGAAGAGATAAGTAAAGAAGTATTCACGGTATGGATGAACCATGGTAATAAGCCTGAAAATGAAAGCTATGCGTACATCATAGTTCCGGCCATTGACGAAAACACTATTGAGAACTACCTGGAGAAGCTTCCTGTCGAGATACTGGCAAATACAGAGGAAGTACAAGCTGTATATCATAAGGATTTAGGACTCAGCCAACTGGTGTTTTACCAACCCAACGAAATTCAGCTTACTGAAGAAATTGCGCTAAGCGCTCTTGATCCCGCGATCATCATGACCAAGACAAATGGAAAGTCCGTTGAGAAAATCTGTGTTTCTGATCCCAGCCGTAAGCTGGATACTATTCATTTAAAAGTGAGTAGTCGTTTCCTTTCCAATGCTGACAGTTGCGAAATCAGTTGGCATGAAGATGAGGGCTATAGCGAGGTCATCATCAGTTTACCAAAAGGTGAATATGCGGGTAAAAGCGTAAGCATAGAAAATAGTCTGTTTTAAAGAGCAACATAATTTAACACAACGCATAATAAAACAACCATAACATTCATTAAAAAAAAGCAAAATGAACCTACTAATGCACAACAAACTATTACGATGGTTTCTGATTTTTATCTTTCCATTCGTTGCCTCAGCTGATCCTGGAGGAATAAGTACCGAGCCAGAGAAGACGTTGGCAAATGATGAGCCCATTAAGTTGGATAACCCAATGAGCGTACAATACCTCAAAAAAAAGCTGAGAAAAAGCTCTCCCCGTCTCGTTCTCACCCCCTCTCTGGAAAAAAAGCTTAAGAAAGACCTGAAATCAGACCCGGTCGTGCAGAACATGTATAAAGCTATTCAGTTGAACGCACAGGAAATTCAGACCAAGCCCCTCCTGGAAAGAGAAGTTATTGGGCGCAGACTGCTGAGAACATCCAGGGAGATGCTCTACCGCATGAATATTCTTGGCATGGTTTACCGTATCGACAGGGAAGAAGATGTACTCAAC
Proteins encoded:
- a CDS encoding polysaccharide lyase family 8 super-sandwich domain-containing protein → MPSSTQTDFVKERIQLERQPYHKNHLPSLGYGGQACFLTHPTHYSGSISAKVYGENVISDLEVIRERVIAELMEPPVNQNEIQQLINTIQEDGSWPDINYEDVSRTGFEHARHLSNMIDLSRAYKKRVSKFYHAPQLKQAIDASLNFWLAHNFICDNWWWNQIGTPNLLLSTLLIMDEALSDAQKTKAAPIVGRANLNAWGARPGGDLIKIAGILGKYALFVRDSDTLEEVVKTMASEIAYAKERNTPEDMRGLQTDLSFHHRRDRVTSTLSYGRGYADAFAEWAARVAGTKYSFPEEAIQLLVEFYLDGISKTMVYGKYPDPGAKNRSISRAGTLQAYDAETPLMLLQATDYRKEALEQIAKIREGGIAPDLTFNKFFWHTEYLSHQRPEYFTSVRMFSSRNHSMEQPYNGEGLKNHHLGDGANFISRSGEEYLDIFPVWDWQKIPGTTVVQKPALPSKDEIQKKGLSSFVGAVTDGNYGAAGFDFKSPLDPLEAKKAWFMFDKEYVCLGAGIRSDASYPVATTLNQSYLKEDVVVKKTKGKSTLERGEHKLKNVHWLYHDSIAYIFPEATEIHLRNRVTSGSWYSINHQADSPKEEISKEVFTVWMNHGNKPENESYAYIIVPAIDENTIENYLEKLPVEILANTEEVQAVYHKDLGLSQLVFYQPNEIQLTEEIALSALDPAIIMTKTNGKSVEKICVSDPSRKLDTIHLKVSSRFLSNADSCEISWHEDEGYSEVIISLPKGEYAGKSVSIENSLF